The following are from one region of the Macaca thibetana thibetana isolate TM-01 chromosome 2, ASM2454274v1, whole genome shotgun sequence genome:
- the UCN2 gene encoding urocortin-2 translates to MTRCALLVLMVLMFGRVLVVPVTPIPTFQLRPQNSPQTTPGPAPAASESPSAAPTWPWAAQSHRSPTRHSGSRIVLSLDVSIGLLQILLEQARARAAREQATTNARILARVGRR, encoded by the coding sequence ATGACCAGGTGTGCTCTGCTGGTGCTGATGGTCCTGATGTTTGGCAGAGTCCTGGTTGTCCCAGTGACCCCTATCCCAACCTTCCAGCTCCGCCCTCAGAATTCTCCCCAGACCACTCCCGGACCTGCACCTGCAGCCTCAGAGAGCCCCTCAGCTGCTCCCACATGGCCCTGGGCTGCCCAGAGCCACCGCAGCCCCACCCGCCACTCTGGCTCGCGCATTGTCCTATCGCTGGATGTCTCCATCGGGCTCTTGCAGATCTTACTGGAGCAAGCCCGGGCCAGGGCTGCCAGGGAGCAGGCCACCACCAACGCCCGCATCCTGGCCCGTGTCGGCCGCCGCTGA